One region of Kytococcus sedentarius DSM 20547 genomic DNA includes:
- the gcvT gene encoding glycine cleavage system aminomethyltransferase GcvT — protein sequence MTDNSLKKSPLHDAHVARNAKMADFGGWDMPIEFPGGGVKAEHTATREAVGLFDVSHMGKVRVSGPRAADFVNSCFTNDLKRIEPGKAQYTMCCAPDGGVIDDLIQYLRSDEDVLLVPNASNATEVAELLTAEAADRAPGVTVSDEHTQHGIIAVQGPKADEVMAELGLPTHHPDFMSFLDAQWESHEVVVCRSGYTGEKGYEIICPWDATPALWEALVAAAEERGGLPAGLGARDTLRTEMGYPLHGHELSREISPVMARNAWAVGWDKESFWGSEALAEQRAAKSGRLNRGLKVTGRGIPREGNEIKDSEGTVIGVVTSGTFSPTLGHGIGIALVDRSHTFGDQVVIDVRGREVPAELVKPPFVEAGVRA from the coding sequence ATGACCGACAACTCCCTGAAGAAGTCCCCCCTCCACGACGCCCACGTGGCGCGCAACGCCAAGATGGCCGACTTCGGTGGCTGGGACATGCCGATCGAGTTCCCCGGCGGCGGGGTCAAGGCCGAGCACACCGCCACCCGTGAGGCCGTGGGCCTGTTCGACGTCTCCCACATGGGCAAGGTGCGGGTCTCGGGCCCCCGGGCTGCGGACTTCGTCAACAGCTGCTTCACGAACGACCTGAAGCGGATCGAGCCGGGCAAGGCGCAGTACACGATGTGCTGCGCGCCCGACGGTGGCGTCATCGACGACCTCATCCAGTACCTGCGCTCCGACGAGGACGTCCTGCTGGTGCCCAACGCTTCCAACGCCACCGAGGTGGCCGAGCTCCTCACCGCCGAGGCCGCCGATCGCGCCCCCGGGGTGACCGTCTCCGACGAGCACACCCAGCACGGCATCATCGCCGTCCAGGGCCCGAAGGCCGACGAGGTGATGGCCGAGCTGGGCCTGCCCACCCACCACCCGGACTTCATGTCCTTCCTGGACGCCCAGTGGGAGAGCCACGAGGTCGTGGTCTGCCGCTCCGGCTACACCGGGGAGAAGGGCTACGAGATCATCTGCCCGTGGGACGCCACCCCGGCCCTCTGGGAGGCGCTGGTCGCCGCGGCCGAGGAGCGCGGCGGCCTGCCGGCGGGACTGGGTGCCCGCGACACCCTGCGCACCGAGATGGGCTACCCGCTGCACGGCCACGAGCTCTCCCGCGAGATCTCCCCGGTCATGGCGCGCAATGCCTGGGCCGTCGGCTGGGACAAGGAGTCCTTCTGGGGCTCCGAGGCGCTCGCCGAGCAGCGGGCCGCGAAGTCGGGGCGCCTCAACCGCGGCCTCAAGGTGACCGGGCGCGGCATCCCGCGGGAGGGCAACGAGATCAAGGACTCCGAGGGCACCGTCATCGGGGTCGTCACCTCCGGCACGTTCTCGCCCACGCTGGGCCACGGCATCGGCATCGCGCTGGTGGACCGCAGCCACACCTTCGGCGACCAGGTGGTCATCGACGTCCGCGGCCGCGAGGTGCCCGCCGAACTCGTGAAGCCTCCGTTCGTGGAGGCCGGCGTCCGCGCCTGA
- a CDS encoding leucyl aminopeptidase → MTSLPFELSAYDLELTVASGTAAEADTDALVLGAWAVGGKAQLADAGLPSEATESITKALTTLKATGKIDSTTVLAGAAGTSAGLVVVAGLGSADAEELTADRLRRAAGAGVHASGGATSITFALPAADAEGAVAVAEGAALGAYADTRYKSKVTETDEVEADAPEVRRIAVVAPEGAGELEAGFARAAVLGRQMRYARDLVNTPANHLYPESFVASVQAAAPAGIEVEVMDDTQLREMGAGALYGVGMGSERKPRIAVLRYRPQNATQHVAVVGKGITFDTGGISLKPGASMFTMKMDMGGAAAVAGAVFAAAELGVEANITGILCLAENMPSHNAQRPGDVVTALNGLTVEVLNTDAEGRLAMCDGLVLATRENPDLIMDIATLTGAAVMALGDRTIAVMGNDDAVRDAVVGTSARTGEPMVGFPIPEEVREGVTSSVADLRNIIPGKPAGMQAAAAYLERFVGAQGGADHVTGDAEQIPWAHLDIAGPAFNEGSPWGYTPTGGTGSGVRTLLAVFEDVPVA, encoded by the coding sequence ATGACGAGCCTGCCCTTCGAGCTGTCCGCGTACGACCTGGAGCTCACGGTCGCCAGCGGCACCGCCGCCGAGGCGGACACCGACGCCCTGGTGCTGGGGGCCTGGGCGGTGGGCGGCAAGGCCCAGCTGGCGGATGCGGGCCTGCCCTCCGAGGCCACCGAGTCCATCACCAAGGCCCTGACCACCCTGAAGGCCACCGGCAAGATCGACAGCACGACCGTGCTCGCCGGCGCCGCCGGGACCTCCGCCGGCCTGGTCGTCGTGGCCGGCCTGGGGTCCGCCGACGCCGAGGAGCTCACCGCCGACCGCCTGCGCCGCGCCGCCGGGGCCGGCGTGCACGCCAGCGGTGGCGCCACCAGCATCACCTTCGCCCTGCCGGCCGCCGACGCCGAGGGCGCCGTCGCCGTCGCCGAGGGTGCGGCCCTGGGCGCCTACGCCGACACCCGGTACAAGAGCAAGGTCACCGAGACCGACGAGGTCGAGGCCGACGCCCCGGAGGTCCGCCGCATCGCCGTGGTCGCCCCCGAGGGCGCCGGTGAGCTCGAGGCCGGTTTCGCGCGGGCCGCCGTGCTGGGCCGCCAGATGCGCTACGCCCGTGACCTGGTGAACACCCCCGCGAACCACCTGTACCCGGAGAGCTTCGTGGCCTCCGTGCAGGCCGCGGCCCCTGCCGGCATCGAGGTGGAGGTCATGGACGACACCCAGCTGCGCGAGATGGGCGCCGGCGCGCTCTACGGCGTGGGCATGGGTTCCGAGCGCAAGCCGCGCATCGCGGTCCTGCGCTACCGCCCGCAGAACGCCACCCAGCACGTCGCCGTGGTCGGCAAGGGCATCACCTTCGACACCGGTGGCATCTCGCTGAAGCCGGGCGCCTCCATGTTCACCATGAAGATGGACATGGGTGGGGCCGCTGCCGTGGCCGGGGCGGTCTTCGCTGCCGCCGAGCTGGGCGTGGAGGCCAACATCACCGGCATCCTGTGCCTGGCCGAGAACATGCCCTCGCACAACGCGCAGCGCCCCGGTGACGTGGTCACCGCGCTGAACGGGCTGACCGTCGAGGTCCTGAACACCGACGCCGAGGGCCGCCTGGCCATGTGCGACGGCCTGGTGCTCGCCACCCGCGAGAACCCGGACCTGATCATGGACATCGCCACCCTCACCGGCGCGGCCGTGATGGCGCTGGGTGACCGCACCATCGCCGTGATGGGCAACGACGACGCCGTCCGCGACGCCGTCGTGGGCACGTCCGCCCGCACCGGCGAGCCGATGGTGGGCTTCCCCATCCCCGAGGAGGTGCGTGAGGGCGTCACCTCCTCGGTGGCCGACCTGCGCAACATCATCCCGGGCAAGCCGGCCGGCATGCAGGCCGCTGCGGCCTACCTGGAGCGCTTCGTCGGCGCCCAGGGCGGCGCGGACCACGTGACCGGCGACGCCGAGCAGATCCCGTGGGCCCACCTGGACATCGCGGGCCCGGCCTTCAACGAGGGCAGCCCCTGGGGCTACACCCCCACCGGCGGCACCGGCTCGGGCGTGCGCACGTTGCTGGCCGTCTTCGAGGACGTCCCGGTCGCCTGA
- a CDS encoding DUF5302 domain-containing protein has product MTNEHVTDETKRKFEEALKAKKSHGGTDVSAEGRHGKVDNSHGAETSGAQQMFRRKSV; this is encoded by the coding sequence ATGACGAACGAGCACGTCACCGACGAGACCAAGCGCAAGTTCGAGGAGGCCCTCAAGGCCAAGAAGTCCCACGGCGGCACGGACGTGTCCGCCGAGGGGCGCCACGGCAAGGTGGACAATTCCCATGGTGCCGAGACCTCGGGCGCCCAGCAGATGTTCCGTCGCAAGAGCGTCTGA
- the lpdA gene encoding dihydrolipoyl dehydrogenase, producing the protein MPSSTPTHDLVILGGGSGGYAAALRAAELGLTVALVEKGKLGGTCLHSGCVPTKALLHAAEVADSTRESDTFGVNATFEGIDMGRVNSYKEGIIGRLHKGLQGLVKSRKVEYVEGEGRLTAPNTVTVGDRELVGKDVVLATGSRPKLIPGLEVGGRVMTSEQALQLDTVPESVVVLGGGVIGVEFASVYTSFGAKVTVVEGLDRIVPAEDEAVSKTLNRAFRKRKIDVRTGVRFQSVDNREDGVTVTLEDGTELEADMLLVAIGRGPVTEDMGFEEAGVTLDRGFVTVDEKLRTSVDHVWAVGDIVPGLQLAHRGFAQGIFVAETIAGLDPTPIDESGIPRVTYCDPEIASVGLTEAAAKEKYGEVESVEYNLGGNGKSQILGTQGFVKLVRRTDGPVVGIHMVGARIGEQVGEAQLIYNWEAMPEEVAALIHAHPTQNEALGEAHLALAGKPLHAHN; encoded by the coding sequence ATGCCCAGCAGCACGCCCACCCACGACCTCGTGATCCTCGGCGGCGGAAGCGGTGGTTACGCCGCGGCCCTGCGCGCCGCGGAGCTGGGCCTGACGGTCGCGCTGGTCGAGAAGGGCAAGCTGGGCGGCACCTGCCTGCACTCGGGCTGCGTCCCCACCAAGGCGCTGCTGCACGCCGCCGAGGTGGCCGACAGCACGCGTGAGAGCGACACCTTCGGCGTCAACGCGACCTTCGAGGGCATCGACATGGGCCGGGTGAACTCCTACAAGGAGGGCATCATCGGCCGCCTGCACAAGGGGCTGCAGGGCCTGGTGAAGTCCCGCAAGGTCGAGTACGTCGAGGGCGAGGGGCGCCTGACCGCCCCGAACACGGTCACCGTGGGCGACCGCGAGCTCGTGGGCAAGGACGTGGTGCTGGCCACCGGCTCCCGCCCGAAGCTCATCCCCGGCCTGGAGGTCGGCGGCCGGGTCATGACCTCCGAGCAGGCCCTGCAGCTGGACACCGTGCCGGAGTCCGTGGTGGTGCTCGGCGGCGGCGTGATCGGCGTCGAGTTTGCCAGCGTCTACACCAGCTTCGGCGCCAAGGTCACGGTCGTGGAGGGGCTCGACCGCATCGTGCCCGCCGAGGACGAGGCCGTGAGCAAGACCCTGAACCGGGCCTTCCGCAAGCGCAAGATCGACGTGCGCACGGGGGTCAGGTTCCAGTCGGTGGACAACCGCGAGGACGGCGTCACCGTCACGCTCGAGGACGGCACCGAGCTCGAGGCCGACATGCTGCTGGTCGCCATCGGCCGTGGCCCCGTCACCGAGGACATGGGCTTCGAGGAGGCCGGGGTCACCCTGGACCGCGGCTTCGTGACCGTGGACGAGAAGCTGCGCACCTCCGTGGACCACGTGTGGGCGGTCGGCGACATCGTCCCCGGTCTGCAGCTCGCCCACCGCGGCTTCGCGCAGGGTATCTTCGTGGCCGAGACGATCGCCGGACTGGACCCGACCCCCATCGACGAGTCCGGGATCCCCCGCGTCACCTACTGCGACCCGGAGATCGCCTCGGTCGGCCTCACGGAGGCCGCGGCGAAGGAGAAGTACGGCGAGGTCGAGTCCGTCGAGTACAACCTGGGCGGCAACGGCAAGAGCCAGATCCTGGGGACCCAGGGCTTCGTGAAGCTGGTGCGCCGCACCGACGGCCCCGTCGTGGGCATCCACATGGTGGGCGCCCGCATCGGCGAGCAGGTCGGCGAGGCCCAGCTCATCTACAACTGGGAGGCCATGCCCGAGGAGGTCGCGGCCCTCATCCACGCCCACCCCACCCAGAACGAGGCCCTGGGCGAGGCCCACCTGGCCCTGGCCGGCAAGCCGCTGCACGCACACAACTGA